The genomic region GGCACGGAGAAAATCTTCTCTCTGGACCGAGAGCAAGCCCAGGATGCCATCACACACCTGCTGGAAGGTATCGCCAACAGGAAGAAACTGAGCAAAGATCACGCTCTGGTGGTGCGCCCGCGATACGTCGAAGTCAAGGAACTGAGCACAGGTCGGCAGCTCACCAAGACCTACCTCCAGGACATCGCGTACTGCGCCGCGGACAGCAACAGACCCAACGTCTTCCTCTACATCTGTAAGCACCACGGGCAGCAGCTGCAGTGCCGCGTCTTCTGGTGCAGCCGGGCGGAGCGAGCCCGGGACATGACGGCGTGTCTGGCACACTCCTTCCAACAGGCGCTGAGCGACTGGCAGCAGGACCAATCCACCACGCTGCCCCCAGGACAGGCCAAGGGGAAGAAGGGTGGCGAGGACTCCTCCAAGTCTTCTGGGACCACCAAGAGCTCCACGCTTCCTGTCGGGCTGGGAAAAGGTTAGGTCACGTTTAATTAATAAAAGCAGCTGCTTTAGGTCTGA from Thalassophryne amazonica chromosome 23, fThaAma1.1, whole genome shotgun sequence harbors:
- the si:dkey-19b23.8 gene encoding low density lipoprotein receptor adapter protein 1, encoding MSLSTFHLMQTLKNSPAELRRRLCRDRTESLSHGDPLFKVHYLGTEKIFSLDREQAQDAITHLLEGIANRKKLSKDHALVVRPRYVEVKELSTGRQLTKTYLQDIAYCAADSNRPNVFLYICKHHGQQLQCRVFWCSRAERARDMTACLAHSFQQALSDWQQDQSTTLPPGQAKGKKGGEDSSKSSGTTKSSTLPVGLGKVRWKKRGSVSRSPMKAIIRRGSTSD